In a single window of the Magnolia sinica isolate HGM2019 chromosome 7, MsV1, whole genome shotgun sequence genome:
- the LOC131251070 gene encoding urease accessory protein F isoform X1: MQSLMSQRKQALQMDCDMEPSGNSGNPTSENRLLQWTQWQLLDSILPTGGFAHSYGLEAAVQARFVSEPDDLKAHVIYVLENTGSLLLPFVYTANRFPDIETWSKLNKTMEATLMNEVSRKASISQGSALLRVAASVFTEAPLIKEMRESLLSSGAVSFHHAPVFGLISGLLGFDSGTCQRAYMFMTMRDVISAATRLNLVGPLGASVLQHQIAHAAEGMVEKWMDRPIEDACQTAPLLDVVQGCHGYLFSRLFCS, from the exons ATGCAAAG TTTGATGTCGCAGAGGAAACAAGCACTTCAAATGGACTGTGATATGGAGCCAAGCGGAAACAGTGGGAATCCCACATCTGAAAACCGTCTCCTACAATGGACCCAGTGGCAACTGCTAGATTCCATTCTTCCAACAGGTGGGTTCGCTCATTCATATGGCCTAGAGGCTGCCGTCCAAGCTCGCTTTGTATCAGAGCCAGATGATCTAAAGGCCCACGTGATCTACGTCTTGGAAAACACTGGGAGCCTACTTCTTCCTTTTGTGTACACTGCAAACAGGTTCCCTGACATTGAAACCTGGTCCAAGCTCAATAAAACAATGGAAGCGACACTGATGAATGAGGTTAGTAGAAAGGCTTCCATTTCGCAGGGATCAGCTCTTTTGAGGGTGGCCGCGTCCGTGTTTACAGAGGCCCCTTTGAtcaaggaaatgagagagagcttATTGAGTTCGGGGGCTGTTTCTTTCCACCATGCGCCTGTCTTCGGCCTTATATCTGGGCTTCTTGGTTTCGATAGTGGGACGTGCCAGCGGGCCTACATGTTCATGACAATGAGAGATGTTATTTCTGCGGCCACGAGGCTGAATTTGGTTGGGCCTTTGGGTGCGTCGGTGCTGCAGCATCAGATTGCTCATGCCGCGGAAGGAATGGTGGAGAAGTGGATGGACCGTCCGATCGAGGACGCATGCCAGACAGCCCCGTTGCTCGACGTGGTGCAGGGCTGTCATGGGTATTTGTTCTCTAGGCTTTTCTGCTCTTGA
- the LOC131251070 gene encoding urease accessory protein F isoform X2: protein MSQRKQALQMDCDMEPSGNSGNPTSENRLLQWTQWQLLDSILPTGGFAHSYGLEAAVQARFVSEPDDLKAHVIYVLENTGSLLLPFVYTANRFPDIETWSKLNKTMEATLMNEVSRKASISQGSALLRVAASVFTEAPLIKEMRESLLSSGAVSFHHAPVFGLISGLLGFDSGTCQRAYMFMTMRDVISAATRLNLVGPLGASVLQHQIAHAAEGMVEKWMDRPIEDACQTAPLLDVVQGCHGYLFSRLFCS, encoded by the coding sequence ATGTCGCAGAGGAAACAAGCACTTCAAATGGACTGTGATATGGAGCCAAGCGGAAACAGTGGGAATCCCACATCTGAAAACCGTCTCCTACAATGGACCCAGTGGCAACTGCTAGATTCCATTCTTCCAACAGGTGGGTTCGCTCATTCATATGGCCTAGAGGCTGCCGTCCAAGCTCGCTTTGTATCAGAGCCAGATGATCTAAAGGCCCACGTGATCTACGTCTTGGAAAACACTGGGAGCCTACTTCTTCCTTTTGTGTACACTGCAAACAGGTTCCCTGACATTGAAACCTGGTCCAAGCTCAATAAAACAATGGAAGCGACACTGATGAATGAGGTTAGTAGAAAGGCTTCCATTTCGCAGGGATCAGCTCTTTTGAGGGTGGCCGCGTCCGTGTTTACAGAGGCCCCTTTGAtcaaggaaatgagagagagcttATTGAGTTCGGGGGCTGTTTCTTTCCACCATGCGCCTGTCTTCGGCCTTATATCTGGGCTTCTTGGTTTCGATAGTGGGACGTGCCAGCGGGCCTACATGTTCATGACAATGAGAGATGTTATTTCTGCGGCCACGAGGCTGAATTTGGTTGGGCCTTTGGGTGCGTCGGTGCTGCAGCATCAGATTGCTCATGCCGCGGAAGGAATGGTGGAGAAGTGGATGGACCGTCCGATCGAGGACGCATGCCAGACAGCCCCGTTGCTCGACGTGGTGCAGGGCTGTCATGGGTATTTGTTCTCTAGGCTTTTCTGCTCTTGA
- the LOC131251070 gene encoding urease accessory protein F isoform X3, which produces MDCDMEPSGNSGNPTSENRLLQWTQWQLLDSILPTGGFAHSYGLEAAVQARFVSEPDDLKAHVIYVLENTGSLLLPFVYTANRFPDIETWSKLNKTMEATLMNEVSRKASISQGSALLRVAASVFTEAPLIKEMRESLLSSGAVSFHHAPVFGLISGLLGFDSGTCQRAYMFMTMRDVISAATRLNLVGPLGASVLQHQIAHAAEGMVEKWMDRPIEDACQTAPLLDVVQGCHGYLFSRLFCS; this is translated from the coding sequence ATGGACTGTGATATGGAGCCAAGCGGAAACAGTGGGAATCCCACATCTGAAAACCGTCTCCTACAATGGACCCAGTGGCAACTGCTAGATTCCATTCTTCCAACAGGTGGGTTCGCTCATTCATATGGCCTAGAGGCTGCCGTCCAAGCTCGCTTTGTATCAGAGCCAGATGATCTAAAGGCCCACGTGATCTACGTCTTGGAAAACACTGGGAGCCTACTTCTTCCTTTTGTGTACACTGCAAACAGGTTCCCTGACATTGAAACCTGGTCCAAGCTCAATAAAACAATGGAAGCGACACTGATGAATGAGGTTAGTAGAAAGGCTTCCATTTCGCAGGGATCAGCTCTTTTGAGGGTGGCCGCGTCCGTGTTTACAGAGGCCCCTTTGAtcaaggaaatgagagagagcttATTGAGTTCGGGGGCTGTTTCTTTCCACCATGCGCCTGTCTTCGGCCTTATATCTGGGCTTCTTGGTTTCGATAGTGGGACGTGCCAGCGGGCCTACATGTTCATGACAATGAGAGATGTTATTTCTGCGGCCACGAGGCTGAATTTGGTTGGGCCTTTGGGTGCGTCGGTGCTGCAGCATCAGATTGCTCATGCCGCGGAAGGAATGGTGGAGAAGTGGATGGACCGTCCGATCGAGGACGCATGCCAGACAGCCCCGTTGCTCGACGTGGTGCAGGGCTGTCATGGGTATTTGTTCTCTAGGCTTTTCTGCTCTTGA